One part of the Paenibacillus antri genome encodes these proteins:
- the hrpB gene encoding ATP-dependent helicase HrpB: protein MSERLPIEEALPALKKALAAGPNAVVTAPPGAGKTTVVPLALLSEPWAGGGRIVMLEPRRIAARGAARRMASLLGERAGETVGYRTKGDTKVGPRTRVEVVTEGVLTRMLQQDPALDGVACVLFDEFHERSVHADLGLALALQSQGLFRDDLRLVVMSATIEADAAARLLGGCAVVRSEGRMYPVETRYEERRTELSVERRAAATVKEALLRHPEGDALVFLPGGREIRRTAGELERLGLPSGVRVAPLYGALSPEEQDAAIAPARPGERKVVLATSIAETSLTVEGVRIVVDSGLSRVPRYSPRTGLTALETTAVTVASADQRRGRAGRVAPGVCYRLWTEEEHRRLEPFGEPEILATDATPLALELAVWGVRDPLELSWLDPPPEGAYKQAVDLLQRLGALDARGVVTPEGRRMAELGMHPRLAHMTLRAMENGRGDLACELATLLEERDAQSPGGADMRLRVEALRRGATPAAAKQREEAARRMRDAGVVRDGRPTAAADSGELLALAFPDRVAMRRANGKYVLAGGRGAEFAGDEPLSRETFLAIAELDGAGVDSRIRSAAPLSAEALRRVCADRIRTEDDVYWDAASASVRARRRTTLDAIALEETPAASPDPERVRDALLRGIAETGLQLLPWTKAADQFRKRLLFLRMHAGEEWPDVSDERLLETLPDWLGSYVFGMKSKGDLERVRLVEALEASLSWEQRRRMDEWAPTHLTVPSGSRLAVDYGDPDAPALSAKLQELFGWAETPRIGGGRVPVTIRLLSPAQRPVQITRDLANFWRETYFEIKKDLKGRYPKHYWPDDPTAAIATRGTRPKIPQGD from the coding sequence ATGAGCGAGAGGCTGCCGATCGAAGAAGCGCTGCCCGCCTTGAAGAAGGCGCTGGCCGCCGGCCCGAACGCGGTCGTGACGGCGCCGCCGGGCGCGGGCAAGACGACGGTGGTGCCGCTTGCGCTGCTGTCGGAGCCGTGGGCGGGAGGCGGGCGCATCGTCATGCTGGAGCCGCGGCGAATCGCGGCGCGCGGGGCGGCGCGGCGCATGGCGTCGCTGCTCGGCGAACGCGCCGGCGAGACGGTCGGCTACCGGACGAAGGGGGACACGAAGGTCGGTCCCCGCACGCGCGTCGAGGTCGTCACGGAAGGCGTCCTGACGCGGATGCTGCAGCAGGATCCGGCGCTGGACGGCGTCGCGTGCGTCCTGTTCGACGAGTTCCATGAGCGGAGCGTGCACGCCGACCTCGGGCTCGCCTTGGCGCTGCAGTCGCAGGGGCTGTTCCGAGACGACCTGCGGCTCGTCGTCATGTCGGCGACGATCGAGGCCGACGCGGCGGCCCGGCTGCTCGGCGGCTGCGCCGTCGTGCGCAGCGAAGGGCGGATGTATCCGGTAGAGACGCGGTACGAGGAGCGGCGAACCGAGCTGTCGGTCGAACGACGCGCGGCGGCGACCGTGAAGGAGGCGCTGTTGCGGCATCCGGAGGGCGATGCCCTTGTGTTTTTGCCGGGCGGGCGGGAAATTCGCCGCACGGCCGGCGAGCTGGAGCGGCTCGGCCTGCCGTCGGGCGTTCGCGTCGCCCCGTTGTACGGGGCGCTGTCGCCCGAGGAGCAGGACGCGGCGATCGCGCCCGCCCGACCGGGCGAACGGAAGGTCGTGCTCGCGACGAGCATCGCGGAGACGAGCCTTACCGTCGAGGGCGTACGGATCGTCGTCGACTCGGGACTCAGCCGGGTGCCGCGGTATTCGCCGCGGACGGGATTGACGGCGCTCGAGACGACGGCGGTGACGGTCGCCTCGGCCGATCAGCGGCGCGGCCGCGCCGGCCGGGTCGCCCCTGGCGTCTGCTACCGGCTGTGGACGGAGGAGGAGCACCGGCGGCTCGAGCCGTTCGGCGAACCGGAGATTCTCGCGACGGACGCGACGCCGCTCGCGCTCGAGCTCGCCGTCTGGGGCGTTCGCGACCCGCTGGAGCTCTCCTGGCTCGACCCGCCGCCGGAAGGCGCCTACAAGCAGGCTGTCGACCTGCTGCAGCGCCTCGGAGCGCTGGACGCGCGGGGCGTCGTCACGCCGGAGGGCCGCCGCATGGCGGAGCTCGGCATGCACCCGCGGCTCGCGCATATGACGCTGCGCGCGATGGAGAACGGGCGCGGGGACCTCGCCTGCGAGTTGGCGACGCTGCTCGAGGAGCGCGACGCGCAGTCGCCCGGCGGCGCCGATATGCGCTTGCGCGTCGAGGCGCTGCGCCGGGGCGCGACGCCCGCGGCGGCGAAGCAGCGCGAGGAGGCGGCGCGCCGGATGCGGGACGCCGGCGTCGTTCGGGACGGCCGCCCGACGGCGGCCGCCGACTCGGGCGAGCTGCTCGCGCTCGCGTTCCCGGACCGCGTCGCGATGCGGCGCGCGAACGGCAAATACGTGCTCGCCGGCGGGCGCGGCGCGGAATTCGCGGGGGACGAGCCGCTCTCCCGCGAGACGTTCCTCGCGATCGCCGAGCTTGACGGCGCAGGCGTCGACAGCCGCATCCGGTCGGCGGCGCCGTTAAGCGCGGAAGCGCTCCGGCGCGTCTGCGCGGACCGGATCCGCACGGAGGACGACGTCTATTGGGACGCCGCGTCGGCCTCGGTCCGCGCGCGTCGGCGGACGACGCTCGACGCGATCGCGCTCGAGGAGACGCCGGCGGCGTCGCCCGATCCGGAACGCGTGAGGGACGCGCTGCTCCGCGGCATCGCGGAGACCGGACTGCAGCTGCTGCCGTGGACGAAGGCGGCGGACCAATTCCGCAAGAGGCTCTTGTTTCTCCGTATGCATGCGGGCGAGGAATGGCCGGACGTCTCCGACGAACGCTTGCTCGAGACGCTGCCGGACTGGCTAGGATCTTATGTCTTCGGCATGAAGTCGAAGGGCGATCTCGAGCGCGTGCGTCTCGTCGAAGCGCTCGAGGCGTCGCTCTCCTGGGAGCAGCGCCGCCGGATGGACGAATGGGCGCCGACGCATCTGACCGTGCCGAGCGGCTCGAGGCTGGCCGTCGATTACGGCGACCCGGACGCGCCTGCGTTGTCCGCGAAGCTGCAGGAGTTGTTCGGTTGGGCCGAAACGCCGCGTATCGGAGGGGGCCGGGTGCCGGTGACGATCCGCCTGCTGTCGCCGGCCCAGCGGCCCGTGCAAATTACGAGAGATCTGGCCAATTTCTGGCGCGAGACGTACTTCGAGATTAAGAAGGACCTGAAGGGACGATATCCGAAGCATTACTGGCCGGACGACCCGACCGCGGCGATCGCGACGCGCGGGACGCGGCCGAAGATACCTCAAGGCGACTAG